GTCGTCAGCTCGCCCTCGAGGCGACGGATCTCCGCGCGTGCCACCTCGACTTGCCGCTCGCCCTCGGCGCGCGCCTCGCGCAGGATGAGCTGCGCTTCGCGCTCCGCCTGCTCGCGCATTTCCGATCGCAGCTGCTGCGCGGACACCAGCGCGTCGTTGAGCGCCTTGTCGCGCTCGCGGAATGCACGCAGCTGCTCGTGGAATCCGCGCGCTTTGGATTCGAGGTCCTGATTGAGGCGCGTCAGGCGCTCCAACTCATCGGCCACCTGCGCGCGAAAATCCTCGACCTTCTTTTCGTCGTAGCCGCGGAACGCCTTCGCCCCGAAGTCCCAGCGACGCACGTCGAGCGGTGAGAGATGAAAGGCTTCGTCTGTCATTGGTCTCTCGCTCCAAACAGGATGGTGCCGAGCCGTACCATCGTCGCCCCCTCTTCCACCGCCACCTCGTAGTCGTTGGACATGCCCATCGACAACTCGGTCACGTGCGCCCCGCACGTCCGGGCGAGCAGTG
This genomic stretch from Gemmatimonadaceae bacterium harbors:
- a CDS encoding DivIVA domain-containing protein, coding for MTDEAFHLSPLDVRRWDFGAKAFRGYDEKKVEDFRAQVADELERLTRLNQDLESKARGFHEQLRAFRERDKALNDALVSAQQLRSEMREQAEREAQLILREARAEGERQVEVARAEIRRLEGELTTLEKARLTYVGQLRALVERHLAELNAAEMPARPSRTSGESDAVEPRAHVKTPAWLESLVKE